A genomic region of Ensifer adhaerens contains the following coding sequences:
- the lon gene encoding endopeptidase La produces the protein MTNKTSPATESATYPVLPLRDIVVFPHMIVPLFVGREKSIRALEEVMGTDKQIMLATQINATDDDPEPSAIYEVGTVANVLQLLKLPDGTVKVLVEGRARAKIDGYTPREEFYEASAHTLSEPEEDPVEIEALSRSVVSEFESYVKLNKKISPEVVGVASQIEDYSKLADTVASHLSIKIVEKQEMLETTSVKMRLEKALGFMEGEISVLQVEKRIRSRVKRQMEKTQREYYLNEQMKAIQKELGDGEDGRDEMAEIEERIAKTKLSKEAREKADAELKKLRQMSPMSAEATVVRNYLDWLLGLPWGKKSKIKTDLNHAEEVLNVDHFGLDKVKERIVEYLAVQARSTKIKGPILCLVGPPGVGKTSLAKSIAKATGREYVRMALGGVRDEAEIRGHRRTYIGSMPGKVVQSMKKAKRSNPLFLLDEIDKMGQDFRGDPSSALLEVLDPEQNSTFMDHYLEVEYDLSNVMFITTANTLNIPAPLMDRMEVIRIAGYTEEEKLEIAKRHLLPKAIRDHALQPKEFSVTDGALMAVIQTYTREAGVRNFERELMKLARKAVTEIIKGKAKKVEVTADNINDYLGVPRFRHGEAERDDQIGVVTGLAWTEVGGELLTIEGVMMPGKGRMTVTGNLRDVMKESISAAASYVRSRAIDFGIEPPLFDKRDIHVHVPEGATPKDGPSAGVAMATTIVSIMTGIPISKDVAMTGEITLRGRVLPIGGLKEKLLAALRGGIKKVLIPEENAKDLAEIPDNVKNALEIIPVSRMGEVLEHALVRMPEPIEWDPANEPATVAAVDSQDEAGSSIAH, from the coding sequence ATGACGAACAAAACGTCACCGGCGACTGAAAGCGCGACCTACCCGGTCCTGCCGCTCCGCGACATCGTAGTCTTCCCGCACATGATCGTGCCGCTCTTCGTCGGCCGTGAAAAGTCGATCCGTGCGCTTGAGGAAGTCATGGGCACCGACAAGCAGATCATGCTTGCCACCCAGATCAATGCCACCGACGACGATCCGGAACCCTCTGCGATCTATGAAGTCGGCACCGTCGCCAATGTCCTGCAATTGCTGAAACTGCCCGACGGCACCGTCAAGGTGCTGGTGGAAGGCCGTGCGCGCGCCAAGATCGACGGCTACACGCCGCGCGAGGAATTCTACGAGGCTTCGGCGCATACGCTGAGCGAGCCGGAAGAAGATCCGGTCGAGATCGAGGCGCTTAGCCGCTCGGTCGTCTCCGAGTTCGAAAGCTACGTAAAGCTCAACAAGAAGATTTCTCCCGAGGTCGTCGGCGTCGCCAGCCAGATCGAAGACTATTCGAAGCTCGCCGATACGGTCGCTTCGCACCTGTCGATCAAGATCGTCGAAAAGCAGGAAATGCTGGAGACCACCAGCGTGAAGATGCGTCTGGAAAAGGCGCTCGGCTTCATGGAAGGTGAGATTTCCGTCCTGCAGGTCGAAAAGCGCATCCGCTCGCGCGTCAAGCGCCAGATGGAGAAGACCCAGCGCGAGTACTACCTCAACGAACAGATGAAGGCGATCCAGAAGGAACTCGGCGACGGTGAAGATGGCCGCGACGAGATGGCCGAGATCGAGGAGCGCATCGCCAAGACGAAGCTTTCCAAGGAAGCGCGCGAAAAGGCTGACGCGGAGCTGAAGAAGCTGCGCCAGATGAGCCCGATGTCCGCGGAAGCCACCGTGGTTCGCAACTACCTCGATTGGCTGCTCGGGCTGCCCTGGGGCAAGAAGTCGAAGATCAAGACTGACCTCAACCATGCCGAGGAAGTGCTCAACGTCGATCACTTTGGTCTCGACAAGGTCAAGGAGCGGATCGTCGAGTATCTTGCTGTGCAGGCGCGTTCGACCAAGATCAAGGGCCCGATCCTGTGCCTCGTCGGCCCTCCGGGCGTCGGCAAGACCTCACTCGCCAAGTCGATCGCCAAGGCGACCGGCCGCGAATATGTGCGCATGGCGCTCGGCGGCGTTCGTGACGAAGCCGAAATCCGTGGCCACCGCCGCACCTATATCGGCTCCATGCCGGGCAAGGTCGTTCAGTCGATGAAGAAGGCGAAGCGGTCCAACCCGCTGTTCCTGCTCGACGAAATCGACAAGATGGGCCAGGACTTCCGCGGCGATCCGTCGTCGGCGCTGCTCGAGGTGCTGGATCCGGAACAGAACTCGACCTTCATGGACCACTACCTGGAAGTCGAATACGACCTGTCCAACGTGATGTTCATCACCACCGCCAACACGCTGAATATTCCGGCGCCGTTGATGGACCGCATGGAAGTGATCCGCATCGCCGGCTACACTGAAGAGGAAAAGCTGGAAATCGCCAAGCGGCACCTGCTGCCGAAGGCGATCCGCGACCACGCGCTGCAGCCGAAGGAGTTCTCGGTCACCGACGGTGCGCTGATGGCGGTCATCCAGACCTACACCCGCGAAGCCGGTGTGCGTAACTTCGAACGCGAGCTGATGAAGCTCGCCCGCAAGGCCGTGACCGAGATCATCAAGGGCAAGGCCAAGAAGGTCGAAGTGACCGCGGACAACATCAACGACTATCTGGGCGTTCCGCGCTTCCGCCACGGCGAAGCCGAACGTGACGATCAGATCGGTGTTGTCACCGGTCTCGCATGGACCGAGGTCGGCGGCGAGCTGCTGACGATCGAAGGCGTCATGATGCCCGGAAAGGGTCGCATGACCGTCACCGGTAACCTGCGCGACGTGATGAAGGAATCGATTTCCGCGGCGGCCTCCTATGTCCGTTCGCGCGCAATCGACTTTGGCATCGAACCGCCGCTGTTCGACAAGCGTGACATCCACGTGCACGTACCGGAAGGCGCGACGCCGAAGGATGGTCCGTCGGCCGGTGTCGCCATGGCAACCACGATCGTGTCGATCATGACCGGCATCCCGATCTCCAAGGATGTCGCGATGACCGGCGAGATCACGCTGCGCGGCCGCGTACTGCCGATCGGTGGCCTCAAGGAGAAGCTCCTGGCGGCTCTCCGGGGTGGCATCAAGAAGGTGCTCATCCCTGAGGAGAACGCCAAGGATCTCGCCGAGATCCCGGACAACGTGAAGAACGCGCTCGAAATCATCCCGGTTTCGCGGATGGGCGAAGTGCTTGAACACGCTCTGGTGCGCATGCCGGAACCGATCGAATGGGACCCGGCAAACGAGCCGGCAACCGTCGCAGCGGTTGATTCGCAGGACGAAGCGGGCTCTTCGATCGCCCACTAA
- the hupB gene encoding DNA-binding protein HupB: MNKNELVSAVAEKAGLSKTDASSAVDAVFETIQGELKNGGDIRLVGFGNFSVSRREASKGRNPSTGAEVDIPARNVPKFTAGKGLKDAVNG, translated from the coding sequence ATGAACAAAAATGAGCTCGTGTCTGCCGTTGCTGAGAAGGCCGGACTTTCCAAGACCGACGCATCTTCTGCAGTTGATGCAGTTTTCGAGACCATCCAGGGCGAGCTGAAGAACGGCGGCGACATTCGCCTGGTCGGCTTCGGCAACTTCTCGGTTTCGCGCCGCGAAGCCTCGAAGGGCCGCAACCCGTCCACGGGTGCGGAAGTTGACATTCCGGCTCGTAACGTGCCGAAGTTCACGGCCGGCAAGGGCCTGAAGGACGCCGTCAACGGCTGA
- a CDS encoding DMT family transporter has translation MHDMNQTSLGFSSSRAMAGAGFMVLAGIAFAGLNVVTQWLTMKLGFPAAATAFWQYAFAFLFSLPFLRRVGLSAMRTDYPWRHVVRVALAAFGVGAWVSGLAHVPIWQAIALVMTSPFFIILGARLFLGERVGPARWTATAVGFAGAMIILQPWSDSFTWAALLPILSALLWGASSLITKNLTGSERPETITIWLLVLLTPINGVIALTAGFAVPDGAALGLLLLAGVMTVFAQYLLTLAYTVADAAYVQPFDDLKLPLNVFAGWLVFGYAPTGYLWIGAILILGASLFIMRNEIRRERETVAA, from the coding sequence ATGCATGACATGAATCAGACTTCCCTCGGTTTCTCCTCCTCGCGCGCCATGGCCGGAGCCGGCTTCATGGTGCTGGCCGGTATTGCCTTCGCCGGCCTCAATGTCGTCACCCAATGGCTGACGATGAAGCTCGGCTTCCCCGCTGCCGCCACCGCCTTCTGGCAATATGCCTTCGCCTTCCTCTTTTCTTTGCCGTTCCTACGCCGCGTCGGGCTTTCGGCGATGCGCACCGATTACCCCTGGCGTCACGTGGTGCGTGTGGCGCTTGCCGCCTTCGGCGTCGGAGCCTGGGTCTCCGGCCTTGCCCATGTGCCGATCTGGCAAGCGATTGCTCTGGTCATGACCTCGCCCTTCTTCATCATCCTCGGCGCCCGCCTGTTCCTCGGCGAACGGGTCGGGCCGGCGCGCTGGACCGCAACGGCGGTCGGTTTTGCCGGCGCGATGATCATTCTCCAGCCCTGGTCGGACAGCTTCACCTGGGCAGCACTTCTGCCGATCCTCTCCGCGCTGCTCTGGGGCGCCTCGTCGCTCATCACCAAGAACTTGACAGGCAGCGAGCGTCCCGAAACCATCACCATCTGGCTGCTTGTCCTTCTGACCCCGATCAATGGCGTCATTGCACTCACCGCCGGTTTTGCGGTGCCGGATGGCGCGGCGCTCGGCCTTCTCCTGCTGGCCGGGGTCATGACCGTTTTCGCGCAGTACTTGCTGACGCTTGCCTATACGGTTGCCGACGCTGCCTATGTGCAGCCCTTCGATGATTTGAAGCTGCCGCTCAATGTCTTCGCCGGCTGGCTGGTCTTTGGTTATGCGCCGACGGGCTATCTCTGGATCGGCGCGATCCTGATCCTCGGCGCGTCGCTGTTCATCATGCGCAACGAGATTCGGCGCGAGCGGGAGACCGTGGCCGCCTGA
- a CDS encoding esterase-like activity of phytase family protein → MGDFMTIRSRVTALAAVLLASAAFPAAAEPVFNRIASFAVADNLPEGDARKAPTSAEIITASEDGNTLIYSDSPGKRVGLIDITDANAPKAAGTISFDGEPTSVTVAGGKALVAVNTRESFVKPSGLLAIVDLASKKVESTCDLGGQPDSVAVNKDRTLAAVAIENERDEELNDGKIPQMPAGDLVILSLKDGVADCGSLKRVTLTGLAEIAGEDPEPEFVSFNSKDEIALTLQENNHIIIIDGKTATVKTHFSAGTVDLKNIDTKRNGAIAFKDEQPGRKREPDAVKWLDDNRIVIANEGDYEGGSRGFTIFDTTGKVLYESGASFEHAVAAIGHYPEKRSSAKGVEPEGLEAAKFGDDNLFFLLAERASVVGVYKDTGAEPELLQLLPSGISPEGAVAIPSRNLLATANELDLVEDGGARSHVMIYERGEGEAAYPQIRSAEKDGLPIGFGALSGLAAVADKPGFLRAVNDSVYSSQPTIFTIDATQKPALITEALAITRDGAPAQKLDIEGIANDGEGGFWLASEGNSDKLYSHAIFHVNKKGEIKKEIALPEALRAGETRFGFEGITVVGEGDDQTLWMAVQREWKDDEKGFVKLVSYNPKSEEWGAVRYPLEKAGEGWVGLSEISVHGDYVYIIERDNLIGQAAKLKKIYRVALTELKPAALGGDLPVVKKEEVRDLIPELKALNGYVVDKVEGFTVDAAGNGYVVTDNDGVDDSSGETLFFSIGAINAM, encoded by the coding sequence ATGGGGGATTTCATGACCATTAGATCGCGCGTAACGGCGCTTGCCGCCGTCCTCCTCGCTTCCGCGGCTTTTCCCGCGGCGGCCGAGCCCGTCTTCAACCGCATTGCGTCCTTTGCTGTCGCAGACAATCTTCCGGAAGGTGACGCGCGCAAGGCGCCGACGTCCGCCGAGATCATCACCGCCAGCGAAGACGGAAATACGCTGATCTACTCCGACAGCCCGGGCAAGCGCGTCGGCCTGATCGACATCACCGATGCCAACGCACCGAAGGCCGCCGGTACGATTTCTTTCGACGGTGAGCCGACCTCCGTTACCGTTGCCGGCGGTAAGGCGCTCGTTGCGGTCAACACGCGCGAAAGCTTCGTCAAGCCTTCCGGTCTCCTGGCTATCGTCGACCTGGCATCGAAGAAGGTGGAGAGCACCTGTGATCTCGGTGGTCAGCCGGATTCGGTCGCTGTCAACAAGGACCGCACGCTTGCGGCCGTCGCCATCGAAAACGAGCGCGACGAGGAACTGAACGACGGCAAGATCCCGCAGATGCCGGCCGGCGACCTGGTGATCCTGTCGCTGAAGGACGGTGTGGCCGATTGCGGCTCGCTGAAGCGCGTGACGCTGACCGGTCTTGCCGAAATCGCCGGCGAGGATCCGGAGCCGGAATTCGTCTCCTTCAACAGCAAGGACGAGATTGCGCTCACGCTGCAGGAAAACAACCATATCATCATCATCGACGGCAAGACCGCGACGGTGAAGACGCATTTCTCCGCCGGTACGGTCGACCTCAAGAACATCGACACCAAGCGCAACGGTGCGATCGCCTTCAAGGACGAGCAGCCGGGCCGCAAGCGCGAGCCTGACGCCGTGAAGTGGCTTGACGACAACCGGATCGTCATTGCCAACGAAGGCGACTACGAAGGCGGTTCGCGCGGCTTCACTATCTTCGATACGACTGGCAAGGTCCTCTACGAATCGGGCGCCAGCTTCGAGCACGCCGTCGCCGCGATCGGTCACTACCCGGAAAAGCGCTCGTCGGCCAAGGGTGTCGAACCCGAGGGGCTGGAAGCAGCGAAGTTCGGCGACGACAACCTGTTCTTCCTGCTCGCCGAACGCGCTTCGGTCGTCGGCGTTTACAAGGACACCGGTGCGGAGCCTGAGCTGCTGCAGCTCCTGCCATCAGGCATCTCGCCGGAGGGCGCCGTCGCGATCCCGTCGCGCAACCTGCTTGCGACCGCCAACGAACTCGATCTCGTCGAGGACGGCGGCGCGCGTTCGCACGTCATGATCTACGAGCGCGGTGAAGGCGAGGCTGCCTATCCGCAGATCCGCTCCGCCGAGAAGGACGGCCTGCCGATCGGCTTCGGCGCACTTTCCGGTCTGGCTGCCGTTGCAGACAAGCCGGGCTTCCTGCGCGCCGTCAACGATTCGGTCTACTCGTCGCAGCCGACGATCTTCACGATCGACGCCACGCAGAAGCCGGCGCTGATCACCGAAGCGCTCGCCATTACCCGTGATGGTGCGCCAGCGCAGAAGCTCGACATCGAAGGCATTGCCAATGACGGGGAAGGGGGCTTCTGGCTCGCATCCGAAGGCAACTCCGACAAGCTCTACAGCCACGCGATCTTCCACGTGAACAAGAAGGGCGAGATCAAGAAGGAAATCGCCCTGCCTGAGGCCCTGCGTGCCGGCGAAACTCGCTTCGGCTTCGAAGGCATCACGGTTGTTGGCGAAGGCGACGACCAGACGCTATGGATGGCCGTGCAGCGCGAATGGAAGGACGACGAGAAGGGCTTCGTCAAACTCGTTTCCTATAATCCGAAGAGCGAAGAATGGGGCGCAGTGCGCTACCCGCTGGAAAAGGCCGGCGAAGGCTGGGTTGGCCTGTCGGAAATTTCCGTCCATGGCGACTACGTCTACATCATCGAGCGCGACAACCTGATCGGCCAGGCCGCCAAGCTCAAGAAGATCTACCGCGTCGCGCTGACGGAACTGAAGCCGGCGGCACTCGGTGGCGATCTGCCCGTCGTCAAGAAGGAAGAGGTTCGTGACCTCATTCCGGAACTGAAGGCACTCAACGGCTATGTCGTCGACAAGGTCGAAGGCTTCACCGTCGATGCCGCCGGCAACGGCTACGTCGTCACCGACAACGACGGTGTCGACGATTCCTCCGGCGAGACCCTGTTCTTCTCCATTGGCGCCATCAACGCGATGTAA
- a CDS encoding MarR family winged helix-turn-helix transcriptional regulator — MKKTFEVSDRLFELYHRVHRLVNESMTEEGVSLARSKFLFFLSKLGPCRSTDIACALNFAPRTVTEAIDGLERDRLVMRKPDPEDRRAKIVSITETGRIVLEAAEHPRKQLLEEIFSALDDEELDALYDIVGKLVDKTDDIRKRKDEEEAAQVAVAR; from the coding sequence ATGAAGAAGACATTCGAAGTTTCAGATAGACTGTTCGAGCTTTACCACCGGGTTCACCGGCTGGTGAACGAATCGATGACCGAAGAAGGCGTGTCGCTGGCACGCAGCAAATTCCTCTTCTTTCTCAGCAAGCTCGGCCCCTGCCGCTCGACCGATATCGCCTGTGCGCTGAATTTCGCGCCGCGTACGGTCACCGAGGCCATCGATGGCCTGGAACGTGACCGCCTGGTCATGCGCAAGCCCGACCCCGAAGACCGGCGCGCCAAGATCGTCTCGATTACCGAAACGGGCCGCATCGTGCTCGAAGCCGCCGAGCATCCGCGCAAGCAGTTGCTCGAAGAGATCTTCTCGGCGCTCGACGACGAAGAACTCGACGCGCTCTACGACATTGTCGGCAAGCTGGTCGACAAGACGGACGATATCCGCAAGCGCAAGGACGAAGAGGAAGCGGCGCAGGTCGCCGTCGCCCGCTAA
- a CDS encoding methyl-accepting chemotaxis protein, which translates to MSRLKISHTLIALFLVVAAIVTALAVSSLGGIKMMNERNNEIATTWLPRVSLSRALETQLSDTRMAFARHLISLTPFEKKAAEKVIGQTVEGFNKLADDYAALMVTDADKAALEKVRGAYQAYLSIADGMVKLSNNLENMKAQSVFKVEMRETEQKVDEAIKEVRAINLAGADAAVAASSATHDQIRMIEMAVIAVAAIIVLGAILYAVRGIARPIQIITRSMARLAEGDTESNIPYGARKDEIGEMARAVEVFRQAAITNQQLEADAQAQRAQAEADRLRLTEEAEVAAQRRLQEATAGLAGGLRRLASGDLAFQLNEPFAPDFEQLRHDLNQAVAQLADTLAAVSASSGSIDSGAREVSQSADDLSRRTEQQAASLEETAAALDQITANVGNSSKRTHEARTVASQANESARKSGAIVSGAVDAMGRIEHSSSQISNIIGVIDEIAFQTNLLALNAGVEAARAGDAGKGFAVVAQEVRELAQRSANAAKEIKDLIRNSTVEVESGVRLVRETGEALRTIEGFIVTINQHMDAIAVSAQEQSAGLSEVNTAVNQMDQVTQQNAAMVEEANAASATLAQEAGRLRELIARFTLEEAQAHGYAPSTGSTRRAA; encoded by the coding sequence ATGTCACGGCTCAAGATTTCACATACGCTCATTGCCCTTTTCCTCGTGGTCGCCGCTATCGTCACGGCGCTGGCCGTCTCCTCGCTCGGCGGCATCAAGATGATGAACGAGCGCAACAACGAGATCGCCACCACCTGGCTGCCGCGCGTCTCGCTTTCCCGCGCGCTCGAAACCCAGCTTTCGGACACGCGCATGGCCTTTGCGCGCCACCTGATCTCGCTGACGCCCTTCGAAAAGAAAGCCGCCGAGAAAGTCATCGGCCAGACCGTCGAAGGCTTCAACAAGCTCGCCGACGACTATGCCGCGCTGATGGTGACGGATGCCGACAAGGCCGCGCTGGAAAAAGTGCGCGGCGCCTACCAGGCCTACCTCTCGATTGCCGACGGCATGGTGAAGCTCTCCAACAATCTCGAGAACATGAAGGCGCAGAGCGTCTTCAAGGTCGAGATGCGGGAGACCGAGCAGAAGGTCGACGAGGCGATCAAGGAAGTGCGCGCGATCAACCTCGCCGGTGCCGATGCAGCGGTTGCAGCAAGCTCGGCCACGCATGACCAGATCCGCATGATCGAAATGGCGGTCATCGCCGTTGCCGCCATCATCGTGCTCGGTGCCATTCTTTATGCCGTGCGCGGCATTGCCCGCCCGATCCAGATCATCACCCGTTCGATGGCGCGCCTTGCGGAGGGCGACACGGAAAGCAACATCCCCTACGGTGCCCGCAAGGACGAAATCGGCGAGATGGCCCGTGCCGTCGAAGTCTTCCGCCAGGCGGCGATCACCAACCAGCAGCTCGAAGCAGATGCCCAGGCACAGCGCGCCCAGGCTGAGGCCGATCGCCTGCGTCTGACCGAAGAAGCGGAAGTCGCGGCCCAGCGCCGCCTCCAGGAAGCAACGGCGGGTCTCGCCGGCGGTCTGCGCCGTCTTGCCTCCGGCGATCTCGCCTTCCAGCTCAACGAACCCTTCGCACCGGACTTCGAGCAGCTTCGCCACGACCTGAACCAGGCCGTCGCCCAGCTCGCCGATACGCTCGCGGCCGTTTCGGCGAGCTCCGGCAGCATCGACAGCGGTGCGCGCGAAGTCAGCCAGAGCGCTGACGACCTGTCGCGCCGGACCGAGCAGCAGGCCGCCTCGCTGGAAGAGACGGCCGCAGCTCTCGACCAGATCACCGCCAATGTCGGCAACTCCTCGAAGCGCACCCATGAGGCGCGCACGGTGGCCAGCCAGGCCAATGAAAGCGCCCGCAAGTCCGGCGCGATCGTCTCGGGTGCGGTCGATGCCATGGGGCGTATCGAGCATTCATCGAGCCAGATCTCCAACATCATCGGTGTGATCGACGAGATCGCCTTCCAGACCAACCTTCTGGCGCTGAATGCCGGCGTCGAAGCGGCCCGGGCCGGCGATGCCGGCAAGGGCTTTGCCGTCGTCGCCCAGGAAGTGCGCGAGCTTGCCCAGCGCTCGGCCAATGCGGCCAAGGAGATCAAGGACCTGATCCGCAACTCCACCGTCGAAGTCGAAAGCGGCGTCCGGCTCGTGCGCGAAACCGGCGAAGCTCTGCGCACCATCGAAGGCTTCATCGTCACGATCAACCAGCACATGGATGCGATCGCCGTTTCGGCACAGGAACAGTCTGCCGGACTGTCGGAGGTCAATACCGCGGTCAACCAGATGGATCAGGTCACCCAACAGAACGCAGCCATGGTCGAGGAAGCCAATGCCGCAAGCGCCACGCTTGCCCAGGAAGCCGGCCGCCTGCGCGAACTGATCGCTCGCTTCACATTGGAAGAGGCCCAGGCCCACGGCTATGCGCCCTCCACCGGCTCGACACGTCGGGCGGCATAA
- a CDS encoding metallophosphoesterase family protein → MPFRFVHTADLHLDSPLRSLALRNADLAEIVRGASRRAFVKIVDLCIAEKVDALLIAGDLYDGSQTSMNTALFLGRELRRLDETGIRTFIIRGNHDAQSQVTNELTLPPSAHVFKGRSKAVLAKTLASGRDVYVHGVSFASPHAPESLLPAFQPPTPGALNIGMLHTSLAGASGHDPYAPCSTGDLVAHGFDYWALGHIHQRQIHATAPFVVMPGIPQGRDVNEAGVKSVTLVAFDDDGRAEIAELPIGIASFERLSVDISGLSEWRDVLDAVKQALVRVSTDTLAENVILRVTLTGATSLAWRLRRDADLLRAEIDNIAAGIVVCWIEKLDLACSNPMVEKTGAMLDPVDELVALVEADVLPAHGFRQEVRAAVEDLLQQLPPELRQVLAPDEDAIERLAFEASASGGTEVLAHLHGGGAGEGQH, encoded by the coding sequence ATGCCCTTCCGCTTCGTCCATACCGCAGATCTTCATCTCGATTCGCCTCTCCGCAGCCTCGCCCTCAGAAATGCCGATCTTGCCGAGATCGTGCGGGGGGCGTCCAGGCGCGCCTTCGTCAAGATCGTCGATCTCTGCATCGCCGAGAAAGTCGATGCGCTGCTGATTGCAGGCGATCTTTATGACGGCAGCCAGACGTCGATGAACACAGCGCTGTTTCTTGGGCGGGAATTGCGCCGGCTGGACGAGACGGGGATTCGGACCTTCATCATTCGTGGCAACCACGATGCCCAATCGCAGGTGACCAACGAGCTCACCCTGCCGCCTTCGGCGCATGTGTTCAAAGGCCGATCGAAGGCCGTTCTTGCAAAGACCTTGGCAAGTGGGCGCGATGTCTATGTACACGGGGTGAGCTTCGCCAGCCCGCACGCCCCGGAAAGCCTGTTGCCGGCCTTTCAACCGCCCACACCAGGTGCGCTCAACATCGGCATGTTGCACACGAGCCTTGCCGGCGCCTCTGGTCATGATCCCTACGCTCCGTGCAGCACCGGTGACCTCGTGGCACATGGTTTTGACTACTGGGCGCTTGGCCATATCCATCAGCGCCAGATACACGCGACGGCGCCCTTCGTCGTCATGCCCGGCATACCGCAGGGCCGTGATGTCAACGAAGCCGGCGTGAAGAGCGTGACGCTGGTGGCGTTCGATGATGACGGTCGGGCCGAGATTGCCGAGCTGCCGATCGGCATCGCCAGTTTCGAGCGCCTGTCCGTCGATATCTCCGGCCTCTCCGAGTGGCGCGATGTGCTCGATGCGGTCAAACAGGCGCTTGTGCGGGTCTCGACAGATACGCTGGCGGAAAACGTCATCCTGCGTGTAACGCTTACCGGGGCTACGTCGCTTGCCTGGCGCCTTCGCCGCGACGCGGATTTGCTGCGCGCCGAGATCGACAACATTGCAGCCGGCATCGTCGTTTGCTGGATCGAAAAGCTGGATCTCGCCTGCAGCAACCCCATGGTGGAAAAGACGGGGGCGATGCTCGACCCCGTCGATGAGCTGGTCGCCCTCGTAGAGGCAGATGTGCTGCCCGCCCACGGATTTCGCCAGGAGGTCCGGGCAGCGGTGGAAGATCTGCTGCAACAACTGCCCCCTGAGCTGCGCCAAGTGTTGGCGCCCGATGAAGACGCCATCGAGCGGCTCGCCTTCGAGGCCAGCGCTTCGGGAGGCACGGAGGTACTTGCCCATCTTCACGGCGGCGGTGCAGGCGAGGGGCAGCACTGA